In Kordia antarctica, the following proteins share a genomic window:
- a CDS encoding sensor histidine kinase, which produces MSEEELERLFMLLSGTAFFVGVAVVILFFVFITRKNKLIMDKSTSEKKMIELELHALRSQMNPHFVYNSLNAIQYYIQLNDIDQSENYLTQFSKLVRQFFEYSRKKTIPIEEEIDLISNYLSLEKLRFEDKLTYEIICDETLDKEASIPSMVLQPIVENAVNHGIFHKKTSGKVTVMFSQLSEDTFCVVVKDDGIGIKKSRKISQNTIQTHDSNSSQVLDERLKLLEQIDNWHVEYTIKDRSELGNEQGTIVTLIFKLPN; this is translated from the coding sequence ATGTCTGAAGAAGAATTAGAACGTTTGTTTATGTTGCTTTCTGGAACAGCTTTTTTTGTTGGCGTTGCTGTCGTGATCTTATTTTTCGTTTTTATTACACGTAAGAATAAATTAATTATGGACAAATCAACATCCGAAAAGAAAATGATTGAACTGGAATTACACGCCTTACGATCGCAGATGAATCCACATTTTGTATATAATTCACTAAACGCGATTCAATATTATATTCAACTCAATGATATTGATCAATCGGAGAATTATTTAACACAATTTTCAAAATTAGTGCGTCAATTTTTTGAATATTCGCGGAAGAAAACTATTCCTATTGAGGAAGAAATAGATTTAATTTCTAATTATTTATCGCTTGAAAAACTACGGTTTGAAGACAAACTCACCTATGAAATTATTTGTGATGAAACTTTAGATAAAGAAGCTTCTATTCCGTCAATGGTATTGCAACCTATTGTTGAAAATGCAGTGAATCATGGCATTTTTCACAAAAAAACTTCAGGAAAAGTGACCGTTATGTTTTCGCAACTTTCAGAAGATACGTTTTGTGTAGTTGTGAAAGATGATGGAATTGGGATTAAAAAATCTCGAAAAATCTCGCAAAACACAATTCAAACACACGATTCTAATTCTTCTCAAGTATTAGACGAACGTCTGAAATTGTTGGAACAAATTGATAATTGGCATGTAGAATATACCATAAAAGATCGTTCGGAACTTGGAAACGAGCAAGGAACCATTGTAACCCTAATTTTTAAACTACCAAACTAA
- a CDS encoding LytR/AlgR family response regulator transcription factor — protein sequence MTVTAVLIDDEHKSLAILKNKLERLCPNVNIVGETQDPEEGIELINTLKPQLVFLDIAMPGMNGFEVLQKIQEPQFEVIFVTAFDNYGIEAIKHCAIGYVVKPIDSQDLIQAVSIATQNITDKTALQKNKQLIENLGIQSFQQKKIVIPSQDGLEFVKIEDIIHCQGTDGYTKIYFQNDKPIMSSYSIGHFLKLLKHKDFYLIHKSHLINVNYILKYLNEGYVVLQDNHKLPVSRNKRTDFLNMIRNV from the coding sequence ATGACTGTAACGGCTGTACTTATTGACGATGAACATAAATCGTTAGCAATTCTGAAAAATAAACTGGAGCGTTTGTGTCCAAATGTGAATATTGTTGGCGAAACGCAAGATCCAGAAGAAGGAATTGAACTAATTAATACTTTAAAACCGCAATTGGTATTTTTAGACATTGCGATGCCTGGCATGAATGGTTTTGAAGTATTGCAAAAAATCCAAGAACCACAATTTGAAGTCATCTTTGTAACAGCTTTTGATAATTACGGCATTGAAGCCATCAAACATTGTGCTATTGGCTATGTTGTAAAACCTATTGATAGTCAGGATTTAATTCAAGCGGTTTCTATTGCGACACAAAATATCACGGATAAAACAGCCTTACAAAAGAATAAACAGTTGATTGAAAATTTAGGGATTCAATCGTTTCAACAAAAAAAAATTGTAATTCCTTCACAAGATGGTTTAGAGTTTGTAAAAATTGAAGATATTATTCATTGTCAAGGAACCGATGGCTATACAAAAATTTACTTTCAAAATGATAAACCAATTATGAGTTCGTATAGTATTGGGCATTTTCTAAAGTTATTGAAACATAAAGATTTTTACCTAATTCACAAATCGCATTTAATCAATGTAAATTATATTTTGAAATATTTGAATGAAGGTTATGTGGTATTGCAAGACAATCACAAGTTGCCCGTTTCACGAAATAAACGCACGGATTTTTTGAATATGATTCGAAATGTTTGA
- a CDS encoding outer membrane beta-barrel family protein, with the protein MNLKITSLFVLFTFFTTFGQETYQVSGKLIASDSEIAISFANAVLLQDGTAMKGSSSDASGKFTISNVSSGKYNLDISFLGYKTYHKEIEVTKTIDLGTLVLQKDIESLDDVNITTKKPRLKREIDRLVFTIEGTALTEDNTWEVLRRTPGVIVINNTLSIKNSTPVVYINDRRVHLSASEIYQLLEGTPAQTVKSVEVITNPPAKYDAQGGTILNIVMDKNLILGYHGSIYGNFTQGVFPRYNGGMNHFFKHNKLNFFANYNYTHSKINRDNYENINYLDNSATTSLWNSDINRNTRSNQHNVNLNVDYEIDAKNTLSFSGNLLYLPYWKRKTVTNSVVDDQTAANEDFSLWARNSSSKDMHNLGLNLDYVHQFKKEGEKLSANVHYTDYDKGDDQNVYTDYTVLANPDFSTAFTTNASQKTNILSGQVDYELPISETATFETGIKAANIETKSNLWQFDIVNGVSVLDVSNSDTFQYDEAIYAAYVSYAKSWEKWSVKVGFRGEHTELEGNSIIANQVNTQNYFKLFPTAHINHAISDKLNVYADFSRRIIRPSFDDLNPFRYNFTDFSFVTGNPKLQPSIANSYKIGTEINGMFFIEAFYTYNKNEIYQLTIQDNDNTTLQYIPSNVENNRYYGLDFVTYFSMLDIWDVSITTSFYNNEDTFTTAENVRVSQQKWANYTSIDNNFTLLKDKSLTANVTFVYLSPVVLGFSEVSSRNLLSLSLRKTVWNKKATLSLTVNDILNGQETTRTTRYFNQNNFYRANFDTQTIRLGFRYNFGNTKLTTNQRTKSSAEQERLKE; encoded by the coding sequence ATGAACTTAAAAATCACAAGTTTATTTGTGCTTTTTACATTTTTTACCACTTTTGGACAAGAAACCTATCAAGTCTCCGGTAAACTGATTGCTTCCGATTCGGAAATCGCAATCTCGTTTGCCAATGCGGTTTTACTCCAAGACGGCACTGCTATGAAAGGAAGTTCTTCTGATGCTTCTGGAAAATTTACCATTTCCAATGTTTCTTCTGGAAAATACAATTTAGACATTAGTTTTTTAGGCTACAAAACATATCACAAAGAAATTGAAGTGACCAAAACTATTGATTTGGGTACATTAGTGCTTCAAAAAGATATAGAATCGTTGGATGATGTAAACATTACAACCAAAAAACCGCGTTTAAAACGCGAAATTGATCGCTTGGTTTTTACTATAGAAGGAACAGCATTAACTGAAGATAACACATGGGAAGTATTGCGCAGAACGCCTGGTGTTATTGTGATAAATAATACATTATCTATAAAAAACAGTACACCAGTAGTTTATATCAATGACAGAAGAGTGCATCTTTCTGCAAGTGAAATATACCAATTGTTGGAAGGAACGCCGGCGCAAACTGTAAAATCTGTTGAGGTAATTACCAATCCGCCAGCAAAATATGATGCACAAGGTGGCACAATTTTAAACATTGTGATGGATAAAAACCTAATTCTAGGATATCATGGAAGTATTTATGGAAACTTTACGCAAGGTGTTTTTCCGCGTTATAATGGTGGAATGAATCACTTTTTCAAACATAACAAGCTGAATTTTTTCGCAAATTATAATTATACGCACTCAAAAATAAATAGAGATAATTACGAAAACATTAATTATTTAGATAATAGTGCTACAACCTCACTTTGGAATTCAGATATTAATCGAAATACACGATCAAATCAACACAATGTAAACTTGAATGTTGATTATGAAATTGATGCTAAAAATACATTGAGTTTTTCTGGTAACTTGCTTTATCTTCCGTATTGGAAGCGAAAAACGGTAACAAATTCAGTAGTTGACGATCAAACTGCTGCCAATGAAGATTTCTCGTTATGGGCAAGAAATTCTTCAAGTAAAGACATGCATAATTTAGGACTGAACTTAGATTATGTACATCAATTTAAGAAAGAAGGCGAGAAGCTTTCGGCAAACGTACATTATACAGATTACGACAAAGGAGATGACCAAAACGTATATACAGATTATACAGTTTTAGCAAATCCAGATTTTTCCACAGCGTTTACAACAAATGCAAGTCAGAAAACAAATATTCTTAGCGGACAAGTTGATTATGAATTACCAATAAGCGAAACGGCAACTTTTGAAACAGGAATAAAAGCTGCAAATATTGAAACCAAGAGCAACTTATGGCAATTTGACATTGTAAATGGTGTTTCTGTGTTAGATGTTTCCAATTCAGATACTTTCCAGTATGATGAAGCTATCTACGCAGCGTATGTGAGTTATGCAAAAAGCTGGGAAAAGTGGAGTGTTAAAGTTGGGTTTAGAGGAGAACATACGGAACTTGAAGGAAACTCAATCATTGCCAATCAAGTAAATACACAAAACTATTTTAAATTGTTTCCAACAGCACATATTAATCATGCGATTTCTGATAAGCTGAATGTATACGCAGACTTTAGTAGGCGAATAATACGTCCAAGTTTTGATGATTTGAATCCTTTCCGATACAATTTTACGGATTTCTCTTTTGTAACTGGAAACCCAAAATTACAGCCATCTATTGCAAATAGTTATAAAATAGGGACAGAAATTAATGGGATGTTTTTTATTGAAGCATTTTATACGTATAATAAAAACGAAATTTACCAGCTAACGATTCAAGATAACGATAATACTACTTTACAGTATATACCTTCTAATGTAGAAAATAATAGATATTACGGATTGGATTTTGTAACATATTTTTCAATGCTAGACATTTGGGACGTTTCCATAACGACTTCTTTCTATAATAATGAAGATACATTCACAACGGCTGAGAATGTACGTGTATCTCAACAGAAATGGGCAAATTATACTTCTATAGATAATAACTTCACGCTTTTAAAAGATAAAAGCTTAACGGCGAACGTGACATTTGTATACTTATCACCAGTGGTTTTAGGGTTTTCAGAAGTTTCTTCAAGAAACTTATTGAGTTTGTCTTTACGCAAAACAGTATGGAATAAAAAAGCGACACTTTCATTGACCGTAAATGATATTTTAAACGGACAAGAAACGACGAGAACTACACGATATTTCAATCAAAATAACTTTTACCGTGCAAACTTTGACACGCAAACCATTCGTTTAGGATTCCGTTATAACTTCGGAAATACGAAATTGACAACCAATCAGCGTACAAAATCTTCTGCGGAGCAAGAACGTTTGAAAGAGTAG
- the lepA gene encoding translation elongation factor 4, translated as MKHIRNFCIIAHIDHGKSTLADRLLDFTGSVTEREKQDQLLDSMDLERERGITIKSHAIQMEYTFEGQDYILNLIDTPGHVDFSYEVSRSIAACEGALLIVDAAQSIQAQTISNLYLALENDLEIIPILNKVDLPSANPEEVTDDIVDLLGCDPEEIIHASGKTGFGVDNILEAIIKRIPHPKGNYDEPLQALIFDSVYNSFRGVETYFRVMNGSIKKGQRIKFVATNKEYNADEVGTLKLSQVVRKEIKTGDVGYLITGIKDAREVKVGDTITDAKNPTTKVLAGFEDVKPMVFAGIYPVDTEDYEELRNSMEKLQLNDASLVFVPESSAALGFGFRCGFLGMLHMEIIQERLEREFNMTVITTVPNVSYHAFKRKDPDEIIIVNNPTDLPDPSSLDRVEEPYIKATIITKSDYIGNIMSLCIEKRGLITNQTYLTTERVELTFDMPLAEIVFDFYDRLKTVSKGYASFDYSPIGLRASKLVRVDILLNAQPVDALSSLIHADNAHNIGKKMCEKLKELIPRQQFDIPIQAAIGAKIISRETIKALRKDVTAKCYGGDISRKRKLLEKQKKGKKRMRQVGNVEIPQQAFMAVLKLND; from the coding sequence ATGAAGCACATTAGAAACTTTTGCATTATTGCACATATCGATCACGGAAAGAGCACGTTGGCTGACAGATTGTTAGATTTTACAGGTTCGGTAACTGAGCGAGAAAAGCAAGATCAATTACTGGATAGTATGGATTTAGAACGTGAACGTGGAATCACGATTAAATCGCATGCCATTCAAATGGAATATACGTTTGAAGGTCAAGATTACATATTGAATCTGATTGATACGCCTGGACACGTAGATTTCTCCTATGAAGTTTCACGATCTATTGCTGCTTGTGAAGGCGCATTGCTTATTGTTGATGCTGCACAAAGCATTCAAGCGCAAACGATTTCTAATTTATATTTAGCATTAGAGAATGATCTGGAAATTATTCCAATCTTAAATAAAGTAGATTTACCAAGCGCCAATCCTGAAGAAGTAACCGATGATATTGTTGATCTATTAGGTTGTGATCCTGAAGAGATTATTCACGCAAGTGGAAAAACAGGTTTTGGTGTTGACAATATTTTAGAAGCTATTATTAAGCGTATTCCTCATCCAAAAGGGAATTATGATGAACCGTTACAAGCCTTAATTTTTGACTCTGTGTATAACTCTTTTAGAGGTGTTGAAACCTATTTTAGAGTTATGAATGGTTCTATTAAAAAAGGACAACGCATCAAATTCGTCGCAACCAATAAAGAATATAATGCTGATGAAGTTGGTACATTAAAATTGAGTCAAGTAGTTCGAAAAGAGATAAAAACAGGCGATGTTGGCTACTTAATTACAGGAATTAAAGATGCACGCGAAGTAAAAGTTGGTGATACGATTACGGATGCTAAAAACCCAACAACGAAGGTTCTCGCAGGATTTGAGGATGTAAAACCAATGGTTTTCGCAGGAATTTATCCAGTTGATACCGAAGATTATGAAGAACTTCGTAATTCGATGGAAAAACTACAATTAAATGACGCTTCGTTGGTATTTGTACCAGAAAGTTCAGCCGCTTTAGGTTTCGGTTTCCGTTGTGGATTCTTAGGAATGTTACACATGGAAATCATTCAAGAACGTTTAGAGCGCGAATTTAATATGACTGTGATTACCACGGTTCCTAACGTATCGTATCATGCGTTTAAGAGAAAAGATCCAGACGAAATTATTATTGTAAATAATCCTACTGATTTGCCTGATCCGTCAAGTTTAGATCGTGTAGAAGAACCATATATTAAAGCAACTATTATTACAAAATCTGATTATATCGGAAATATAATGTCGTTGTGTATTGAAAAACGTGGTTTAATTACCAATCAAACATACTTAACTACAGAACGTGTAGAGTTGACTTTTGATATGCCATTGGCAGAAATTGTTTTTGATTTTTATGATCGATTAAAAACGGTTTCCAAAGGATATGCTTCGTTTGACTATTCGCCAATCGGATTGCGCGCGTCAAAACTGGTTCGTGTTGATATTTTACTGAACGCACAACCTGTAGATGCACTTTCTTCCTTAATTCATGCGGATAATGCACACAATATTGGTAAAAAGATGTGTGAGAAGCTAAAAGAATTAATTCCAAGACAACAGTTCGATATTCCCATTCAAGCTGCGATTGGCGCAAAAATTATTTCGCGTGAAACGATCAAAGCACTTCGTAAAGATGTAACTGCAAAATGTTATGGTGGAGATATTTCGCGAAAGCGTAAATTATTGGAAAAGCAGAAAAAAGGAAAGAAACGTATGCGCCAAGTTGGTAATGTAGAAATACCACAACAAGCATTTATGGCAGTGTTGAAATTGAATGATTAA
- a CDS encoding cation:proton antiporter: MLELAGIIILGILAQWVAWKLKIPAILPLILIGLLVGPIAAEFLSEDGTKWIEPKWNGEKGLFPGESLYYFVSLAISIILFEGGLTLKRSEIKTVGPVITKLITLGSAITFFGAGIVAHLVFGLSWELSFLFSGLIIVTGPTVITPILRNIPLKKDISTVLKWEGILIDPIGALVAVLVFEFISVEGDSGFTKTALIEFGKIILFGTTFGFTFAHALAFAINKKFIPHYLLNVVSLSAVLLVFVQSEIFAHESGLLAVVVMGMVLGNGKLENIKELLYFKESLSILLISILFILLAANINMEDLMLLYSWKTAVLFIVVVFVIRPIGVFLSTARSKLNINEKLFISWVGPRGIVAAGIASLFGSKLVKQGVEGAEYITPLVFMIVLGTVLLNATTARLFAKIVGVFLTKSDGILIVGASKVSRLLGHYLETNERHVVLIDSNKSNIAKAKELGLEAINTDIYSTMLTDNIELNDVGYVMAMTGNSAINEYAINKFSKQFGENGSFRLVTREEMLDDNNNPKEGLFSNTDDYATLTEVTRKYPSIQEIDINDKEHYKGLIDITNKDKDIIPLFIKKEDGEFHIISSHNMEIDEIGQDWKLVYLGKPFDVENTETT; the protein is encoded by the coding sequence ATGCTCGAATTAGCGGGAATTATCATCTTAGGAATATTGGCACAATGGGTTGCATGGAAGCTTAAAATTCCAGCAATTTTACCTTTAATACTTATTGGTTTACTTGTTGGACCAATTGCAGCAGAATTTTTATCTGAAGATGGAACCAAATGGATTGAACCTAAATGGAATGGCGAAAAAGGACTTTTTCCTGGCGAAAGTCTCTATTACTTTGTATCGCTAGCCATTAGTATTATTCTGTTTGAAGGCGGACTGACGTTAAAACGTTCCGAGATTAAAACGGTAGGACCTGTAATTACAAAACTTATTACACTTGGTTCGGCAATTACTTTTTTTGGAGCAGGAATTGTAGCGCATCTAGTTTTTGGATTGAGTTGGGAATTATCATTTCTATTCTCAGGATTAATCATCGTAACCGGACCAACCGTAATCACACCGATTTTAAGAAATATTCCGTTAAAAAAAGATATTTCTACAGTATTGAAATGGGAAGGAATTTTAATTGATCCAATTGGTGCATTGGTTGCCGTTTTGGTATTTGAATTTATTAGTGTAGAAGGCGATAGCGGTTTCACTAAAACTGCGTTAATTGAGTTTGGAAAAATTATACTATTCGGAACAACCTTCGGATTTACGTTTGCGCACGCATTGGCATTCGCGATTAATAAAAAATTCATTCCGCATTATTTGCTAAATGTTGTTTCATTATCGGCTGTATTATTGGTATTTGTCCAATCGGAAATCTTTGCGCACGAATCTGGTTTACTAGCCGTTGTTGTCATGGGAATGGTATTAGGAAACGGAAAATTAGAAAACATTAAAGAACTTTTATACTTCAAGGAATCGCTCAGTATTTTACTGATTTCTATACTGTTTATACTGCTTGCCGCGAATATAAACATGGAAGATTTAATGTTACTTTACAGTTGGAAAACTGCGGTACTATTTATTGTGGTTGTATTTGTCATACGACCAATTGGTGTGTTTTTGAGTACTGCCAGGTCAAAATTAAACATCAACGAAAAACTCTTCATAAGTTGGGTTGGACCACGTGGAATTGTCGCTGCAGGAATTGCTTCATTATTTGGAAGTAAGTTGGTAAAACAAGGTGTAGAAGGAGCTGAATATATTACGCCATTAGTATTTATGATTGTACTTGGAACGGTTTTACTAAATGCAACAACAGCGCGTTTATTTGCGAAAATTGTTGGTGTTTTCTTGACTAAATCTGATGGAATTTTAATTGTTGGCGCTTCAAAAGTATCACGTTTATTAGGTCATTATTTAGAGACGAATGAAAGACATGTGGTATTAATTGATAGCAATAAGAGTAACATCGCGAAAGCAAAAGAATTAGGTTTAGAAGCCATTAATACAGATATATATTCTACAATGCTTACGGATAATATAGAACTGAATGATGTTGGCTATGTAATGGCAATGACAGGAAATTCAGCCATTAATGAATATGCGATTAATAAATTTTCGAAACAATTTGGTGAAAATGGTTCGTTCCGATTGGTGACACGAGAAGAAATGTTAGACGACAATAACAATCCGAAAGAAGGCTTATTTTCTAATACCGACGATTACGCTACATTAACGGAAGTAACTCGTAAATATCCTTCTATTCAAGAAATTGATATCAATGATAAAGAGCATTACAAAGGCCTGATTGATATTACAAATAAAGACAAAGACATTATTCCATTATTCATTAAAAAAGAAGATGGAGAGTTTCATATTATTTCTTCACATAATATGGAAATTGACGAAATTGGGCAAGACTGGAAACTTGTGTATTTAGGGAAACCGTTTGATGTGGAGAATACGGAAACTACTTAG
- a CDS encoding helix-turn-helix domain-containing protein, which yields MEINKELELAFNFIEKTNRNLFLTGKAGTGKTTFLHKIKAESLKRLVVVAPTGVAAINAKGVTIHSFFQLPFEPFIPDATGKSTTIQRKFSKTKINIIRSLDLVIIDEISMVRADVLDGIDEVLRRYKDRTQPFGGVQLLLIGDLQQLSPVIRPNEWQLLKNYYKTAYFFSSIAYQKAAVLSIELKLIYRQQNQAFISILNEIRNDKLSPASAEILNKQYQPDFNPKKEDGYITLTTHNNRADAINQKELEKLKGKSKKYTAAISGNFNEKTYPNSENLVLKKEAQVMFIKNDSSPEKRYYNGKIGTVIHLDEDTITVKCSDDDIIEATYETWENIKYTLNQETKEISNNIEGTYTQIPLRLAWAITIHKSQGLTFEKAIIDAEASFAHGQTYVALSRCKTLEGIVLKTPIKSASIISDATINTFTKQLEENEPDEADLQASKKAFQLNLMGEVFDYHSFMHPVKRLLDIYYNNRNTLTGNISEPLEAIKDKGIIPLLKINNSFKNQLATFAKDIENPEQDAAIQERFKKAITYFTAQTKQHIATTLSTLTFATDNKAVSKDFEKQLKDLEDKLAIKTKILEALSDNFLTENYLKIRAKSLLDVSEIKVVKRKIATATAHEELFENLRLFRSSISSSDNIPPFQVFTQNSLYEMCELLPTTAKKLRKIHGMGKIRVEKYGEEILEIITEYTTKNNLTSKEVEVVIEVEKKNTKTISLDFFKEGFSIEEIAKKRALAASTILGHLAHYVSEGVLDITEILSEEKVKKGLEIIKNNTFEGLTELKEIAGANFSYNELRMLVTYSEEK from the coding sequence ATGGAAATTAATAAAGAGCTAGAGTTAGCATTTAATTTTATAGAAAAAACGAATAGAAATTTATTTCTAACGGGGAAAGCAGGTACTGGTAAGACTACTTTTTTACACAAAATAAAAGCCGAATCATTAAAACGATTAGTGGTTGTGGCTCCAACTGGTGTTGCTGCAATTAACGCAAAAGGTGTAACAATTCACTCGTTTTTTCAGTTGCCTTTTGAACCGTTTATTCCTGATGCTACCGGAAAAAGCACTACAATTCAACGGAAGTTTAGTAAAACCAAAATCAATATTATAAGATCATTAGACCTTGTTATTATTGATGAAATTAGTATGGTTCGCGCTGATGTTTTAGACGGAATAGATGAAGTATTGCGCAGATACAAAGATAGAACGCAGCCTTTTGGTGGCGTACAACTATTATTAATTGGTGACTTACAGCAGCTTTCGCCAGTTATTCGTCCTAATGAATGGCAATTGCTGAAAAACTACTATAAAACAGCTTATTTTTTTAGCAGTATTGCATATCAAAAAGCAGCTGTTTTATCTATTGAATTAAAACTGATTTATCGTCAGCAAAACCAAGCATTTATTTCTATATTAAATGAAATTCGCAACGATAAACTTTCTCCCGCTTCCGCAGAAATTCTAAATAAACAATACCAACCAGATTTTAATCCGAAAAAGGAAGATGGTTACATTACACTTACTACGCATAACAATCGTGCAGATGCTATCAACCAAAAAGAATTAGAAAAATTAAAAGGGAAGTCAAAAAAATATACAGCAGCTATTTCGGGCAATTTTAATGAAAAAACATATCCAAATAGTGAAAATTTAGTGCTCAAAAAAGAAGCACAAGTTATGTTTATTAAAAATGATAGTTCGCCCGAAAAGCGGTATTACAATGGAAAAATTGGCACCGTAATTCATTTAGATGAAGATACCATCACTGTAAAATGTTCAGATGATGATATTATAGAAGCAACGTATGAAACTTGGGAAAATATAAAATACACACTCAACCAAGAAACAAAAGAAATCTCTAACAATATTGAAGGAACATATACGCAAATTCCGTTACGATTGGCGTGGGCAATTACCATTCATAAAAGTCAAGGTTTAACGTTTGAAAAAGCGATTATTGATGCCGAAGCTTCTTTTGCGCATGGACAAACATATGTAGCGTTGAGCAGGTGCAAAACTTTAGAAGGCATTGTATTAAAAACACCTATAAAATCTGCAAGTATAATTAGTGATGCTACTATAAATACGTTTACAAAACAGCTTGAAGAAAACGAACCTGATGAAGCCGATTTGCAAGCTTCTAAAAAAGCATTTCAGTTAAATTTAATGGGAGAAGTATTTGATTATCATTCGTTTATGCATCCAGTAAAACGGTTGCTTGATATTTATTACAATAATAGAAATACACTCACGGGAAATATTTCGGAACCGCTTGAAGCCATAAAAGATAAAGGAATTATACCTTTATTGAAGATTAATAATTCGTTCAAAAATCAATTAGCAACGTTTGCAAAAGACATTGAAAATCCTGAACAAGATGCCGCAATACAAGAACGGTTTAAAAAAGCAATTACATACTTTACAGCACAAACAAAACAACACATTGCAACTACTTTAAGTACGCTAACTTTTGCAACGGATAACAAAGCTGTCTCAAAAGATTTTGAAAAGCAATTGAAAGATCTAGAAGATAAATTAGCAATAAAAACCAAGATTTTAGAAGCCTTATCGGATAATTTTTTAACAGAAAATTACTTAAAAATTCGCGCAAAATCACTCTTAGACGTTTCAGAAATCAAGGTTGTAAAACGAAAAATAGCGACAGCTACAGCGCACGAAGAATTATTTGAAAACTTACGATTATTTAGATCGAGTATTTCTAGCTCTGATAACATTCCACCGTTTCAAGTATTTACTCAAAATTCATTGTATGAAATGTGCGAATTATTGCCAACTACCGCTAAAAAACTTAGAAAAATACACGGAATGGGTAAAATACGTGTAGAAAAATATGGAGAAGAAATTTTAGAAATCATAACTGAGTATACTACAAAAAACAACTTAACATCAAAAGAGGTAGAAGTCGTTATTGAAGTGGAGAAGAAAAACACAAAAACGATTTCATTAGACTTTTTTAAAGAAGGTTTTTCTATAGAAGAAATTGCAAAAAAAAGAGCCTTGGCAGCTTCTACGATTTTAGGACATTTGGCGCATTATGTGAGTGAAGGAGTTTTAGATATTACCGAAATATTATCAGAAGAAAAAGTAAAAAAAGGACTGGAAATCATCAAAAATAATACGTTTGAAGGTTTAACCGAACTTAAAGAAATTGCAGGTGCTAATTTTTCGTATAACGAACTTCGTATGTTGGTAACTTATAGTGAGGAAAAATAA
- a CDS encoding universal stress protein, with protein sequence MHKKPFHIIGIGVAFSPNLKANIHESARLSLLFEAKLVLIHVGEHSAQKEQELEEILQPFVAQNLSYELVFKTGDPVEVILSTSKEKKVDLLILGAVQRENFLKYYVGSIARKITRKATCSILLMIKPSIERIPCGHIVVNGLQDQKTKKAIASAFYVGHKLGASKISIVEEIRQQEISVNVDDDKSLRKANLIKERIRNREKSRIKKIVAEIPKEHLENIAIKSQPIFGKRGYSIGHYAQVVRADLLVMNAPTKMTFWDRLFPHDIEHILTELPTDVLIIQ encoded by the coding sequence TTGCATAAAAAACCATTTCATATTATAGGAATCGGAGTTGCGTTTTCTCCAAATTTGAAAGCTAATATTCACGAATCGGCAAGATTGTCTTTGCTTTTTGAAGCGAAGTTAGTGTTGATTCATGTTGGCGAACACTCTGCTCAAAAAGAACAAGAATTAGAAGAAATTCTACAACCATTTGTTGCGCAAAATCTTTCGTACGAATTGGTTTTTAAAACTGGAGATCCTGTCGAAGTTATTTTATCTACAAGTAAAGAAAAAAAGGTTGACCTCTTGATTTTAGGCGCTGTACAACGTGAAAATTTCTTAAAATATTATGTAGGTTCCATTGCGAGAAAAATTACGCGTAAAGCAACTTGTTCCATTTTATTAATGATAAAACCGTCTATTGAACGTATTCCATGCGGACACATTGTTGTAAATGGTTTGCAAGATCAAAAAACGAAAAAAGCCATTGCTTCTGCGTTTTATGTTGGACATAAGTTAGGTGCTTCAAAAATTTCGATTGTAGAAGAAATTAGACAACAAGAAATTTCTGTAAATGTAGATGATGATAAATCACTACGGAAAGCCAATTTAATAAAAGAGCGCATTCGAAATAGAGAAAAAAGTAGAATTAAAAAAATTGTTGCGGAAATTCCTAAAGAACATCTTGAAAATATTGCCATAAAATCACAACCTATTTTTGGAAAACGAGGCTATTCCATCGGACATTATGCACAAGTTGTACGTGCCGATTTGTTAGTGATGAATGCACCGACAAAAATGACGTTTTGGGATCGTTTATTTCCGCATGACATCGAACATATTTTAACCGAACTACCAACCGACGTATTAATTATTCAATGA